TTCGCCACCAGCACCGTGCCCTCGCTGGCGTCCCTCGGGACCGACGTGCGCTTCATGCTGTTCTCGCAGGTGGGCATCCAGTTCTACGGCCAGTCACTGACCACCCAGCCCGCGCGCCTTCAGCAGGACAAGGGCCTTGTGGAGGCGTTCGTTCAAGGCGCCATGGAGGCGATCCGCTTCTCCATGACCAATTTCGACGAAGCCGTGGACATCTTCTTGAAAGCCAATTCGGAAGTCGCCATGTCCTCCACGGGCAAGGAATATGCGCGCATCGGCCTCGGCCTCACCAACCTGACCAATTTGGTGCCCGAGGTGAAGGACAATGGCTTCGGCTGGGCGGATCCGGCGAAGGTCTCCACCATGGCCGATCTGGTGGTGAAATATGCCGCCGGGGCCGGCGCCGAGAAGCCGGATGTGGCGACGCTGTTCACCAACGACTTCGTCGGCAAGCTGAAGCTTTCGGCCGCGGATTTGGCGGCAGCCGAGAAGAGCGCAGCCCCCTATCGCAAGTATATCGGCGCCTGAGGCGCCCGCACGAGGCCACCCATCGATGCTGAATTCGGGAATACGGGAGCAGGGGGCGGCCGTGGAGCCGCCCATCGTCTCGGCCGTCGACGTCCAGAAGACCTATTTCGCCCGGCACACGCCCATTCATGCGGTGGCCTCGGCCTCCCTTGAGGTGGCGCGGGGCGAGTTCGTGTCGCTGCTTGGCCCTTCGGGCTGCGGCAAGTCCACTCTTCTGATGATGATTGCCGGCCTCGAACGCCCCACGGGCGGCTCCATCATGCTCGCGGGGGCACCCATCTCCGCTCCCCGGCGGGACATCGGCATCATCTTCCAGGACGCCACCTTGCTGCCCTGGAAGAGCGTGCTGGACAATGTCCTCTTCCCGATCCGCATCCTCAAGCTGCCCATGGAGCAGTATCGCGAACGCGCCCACGGCCTCCTGAAAATGGTCGGCCTCAGCGGGTTCGAGCATAAGAAGCCGGGCGAGCTCTCCGGCGGCATGCGCCAGCGCGTGGCCATCTGCCGGGCGCTGATCCATGACCCGGAAATCCTACTGATGGACGAGCCCTTCAGCGCGCTCGATGCCATCACCCGCGACCAGATGAACGTGGCGCTCTCCGAGATCCTGGAGACTTATCGCAAGACCGTGGTCTTCGTGACCCATTCCATCCGTGAGGCGGCCTTCCTCTCGGACCGGGTGGTGGTGATGGGCGGGCGGCCGTCCACCATCATCCTCGATATGAAGATGCCGTTCCCGCGCCCGCGCCGCTTCGACATTGAGGAGACGGCGGAATTCTCCCAGGTGTGCCGGCATCTGCGCCTGACCATCGAGGCTGCCCACGGCCATGGTCCCGCCCCGTCGGCTGTCCCCGCCGGTTCGTCCGGCGCAAGCGTGATTGAGTGAGAGCGAACATGGCAAAGGCAATCGGTACGGAGACCGGCGTCGCCCTTCCCGCGGCGCCCAGCCGCTCGGCCGCGGCCAGCGGGCTCAGCAGCATCGTCCTGCCCCTGGGTCTCGCCTTTTTCGTCCTGGCGCTCTGGCAGGCCTATGTCACCATCTGGCAGGTGCCGGCGGTGATCCTGCCGTCGCCTATTTCCATCGCCCTCTACATCTATGAGCGGTACGATCTTCTGCTGATGCACGCGATCCCCACCACGCTTGAATCGGCCGCGGGCTTTCTGCTGGCCCTGATCCTCGGCGTGGCCATCGCCATCCTGCTTACCTATTCGCCCACCGCCCATCAGGCGCTTTATCCCAACCTCATCTTCTTCCAGTTGATCCCGAAGATCGCGCTGGCCCCGCTCTTCATCATCTGGCTCGGGGTGGGCACACAGTCTCGCATCGCCTTCTCAGTCTTCATCGCCTTTTTCCCCGTTGTGATCGCCACCACGGCCGGCTTCCAGAGCGTGGACCGGGGCATCGTGCGCCTGTGCCGCTCGCTGACCGCAACCGAGTGGCAGATCTTCACCTCGGTGCGCTTTCCCATGGCGCTGCCACATATCTTCAGCGGCATGAAGATCGCCATAACGCTGGCCATCATCGGCGTCATCATCGGCGAGTTCATCACCGCCCAAGCGGGCCTTGGTTATCTCATCATCTTCGCAACCGCGCGGGCCGATACGGAGGTGTCTATGGCCGCGATCGTGGTTCTTTGCATCTGCGGCCTGCTCCTGTATGGGCTTGTGGCGCTGGCGGAGATGATCACCAGCAGGTTGTATTCGGTGGAAAGCCGGTGAGGCGCTGATCAGCATGGAGCGTTTGAACGGAGCCCCGCCGAAGGAAGAGACCGGTTCGCTTGCGGTGGGCGTGGTCGCCCGGCTGGAGCAGGAGATCCTCAACGGCATTCGCAAGCCGGGGGATCGCCTGGACGAGCGGCAATTGGCCGAGCAGTTCAACATCTCCCGCACGCCGGTGCGGGAGGCGTTGCAGCGGCTGGCGGCGAGCGGTCTCGTGGTCTCGCGGGGCCGGCAGGGGCTCCAGGTCTCCCAGCTGTCCCTCGCGGATCTTCTGGACGCCTTTTCAGTGGTGGCCGAGCTTGAAGCCTTGGCGTGCCAGCAGGCGGCCCGGCGCATGCAGTCCGAGCAGCGGGCCCGCATGCAGGCCGCACAAGCGGCCTGCGCCAAGGCGGCGGAGGAGGAGGATGTGGAAGCCTTCTACGCGGCGAACCTCGTCTTCCACGAAGCCATCGCGCTCGCGAGCCACAATGCCATCCTGCAGGAGGAATTGCGCCGCCTGACCCTGAAGGTCTCGCCCTATCGGCGCACGACCACCTACCAGCCAGGCCGCATGCATTCCTCCATTCCCGAGCACGAGAATGTCATGAACGCCATCATCCGGGGCGATGGCGCGACGGCGGCGCAGCAGATGCGGGCGCACGTGACGCTTCTCGGGGAAGGGCTTTCCGACCTGCTGCATTTCCTGCGCACGTCGGGCAGCGGCTCGCTGATCAAGGACATGGGCTGAAAGCGATTTTCGAACCGCCCTCGCTCTGCCGGATTGGGGGGACTTCCCCGAAGCGCGGGAACTACCGGAGCTATAGGGATGTAAAGCGCGTTTCCAGCAGATCGACTTCGCCGACCAGCCTGCGCGCCATCTCGTCCGGAATCTCGTGGGCCCTTGCCATCCGGTAGAGTTCGTCGCGTTCGGCGCGCATGCCCACCAGATAGAGCTGTTGCTCGATTTGTCCGACGGCCGTGTTTCGGTCCGAGGCGTCGCCGGATTTGGTTCGGCGTTCGATGCGTTGCCGATACTGAGACATGATCCGGGTGCCCACTTCCGCGTAAAGGTCCACTTCTCCCCTGTTTTCTCCAAGGTCGTGCTGCGCCCGTCCGACC
This genomic interval from Aquabacter sp. L1I39 contains the following:
- a CDS encoding ABC transporter permease; the encoded protein is MAKAIGTETGVALPAAPSRSAAASGLSSIVLPLGLAFFVLALWQAYVTIWQVPAVILPSPISIALYIYERYDLLLMHAIPTTLESAAGFLLALILGVAIAILLTYSPTAHQALYPNLIFFQLIPKIALAPLFIIWLGVGTQSRIAFSVFIAFFPVVIATTAGFQSVDRGIVRLCRSLTATEWQIFTSVRFPMALPHIFSGMKIAITLAIIGVIIGEFITAQAGLGYLIIFATARADTEVSMAAIVVLCICGLLLYGLVALAEMITSRLYSVESR
- a CDS encoding ABC transporter substrate-binding protein, giving the protein MPAIAQGTRSVSFTTSWIPEGPNLFAYVARDKGFWKKLGLDVSVARGSGSGAAAQAVSAGTFDFGMAATPTVIVQAAKKLPITCIGQVNYDALMGIGVLASSPIKSPKELEGKKLGASVSSGEYPFLPLYAEKAGFDLSKVQIVQVDSKVRERTLVEKQVDAIAAFATSTVPSLASLGTDVRFMLFSQVGIQFYGQSLTTQPARLQQDKGLVEAFVQGAMEAIRFSMTNFDEAVDIFLKANSEVAMSSTGKEYARIGLGLTNLTNLVPEVKDNGFGWADPAKVSTMADLVVKYAAGAGAEKPDVATLFTNDFVGKLKLSAADLAAAEKSAAPYRKYIGA
- a CDS encoding GntR family transcriptional regulator, with the translated sequence MERLNGAPPKEETGSLAVGVVARLEQEILNGIRKPGDRLDERQLAEQFNISRTPVREALQRLAASGLVVSRGRQGLQVSQLSLADLLDAFSVVAELEALACQQAARRMQSEQRARMQAAQAACAKAAEEEDVEAFYAANLVFHEAIALASHNAILQEELRRLTLKVSPYRRTTTYQPGRMHSSIPEHENVMNAIIRGDGATAAQQMRAHVTLLGEGLSDLLHFLRTSGSGSLIKDMG
- a CDS encoding ABC transporter ATP-binding protein; translated protein: MEPPIVSAVDVQKTYFARHTPIHAVASASLEVARGEFVSLLGPSGCGKSTLLMMIAGLERPTGGSIMLAGAPISAPRRDIGIIFQDATLLPWKSVLDNVLFPIRILKLPMEQYRERAHGLLKMVGLSGFEHKKPGELSGGMRQRVAICRALIHDPEILLMDEPFSALDAITRDQMNVALSEILETYRKTVVFVTHSIREAAFLSDRVVVMGGRPSTIILDMKMPFPRPRRFDIEETAEFSQVCRHLRLTIEAAHGHGPAPSAVPAGSSGASVIE